Proteins encoded in a region of the Zunongwangia endophytica genome:
- a CDS encoding OmpA family protein, with translation MKHLSKLIVLSMVVLGISSASAQDENNPWAVSIGTNAVDFYPTGNDAPLSNGMFDEYFNTGDHWNILPSVSQLTVGRYIGAGLVAEIDGTINQIDQFGDRSVDDLSYYSVDGSINYSLRAMLNDGWFDPVVGVGGGYTWIGDQDGADMENLDAPTLNGSLGINFWFTDNLALFVESKYKHSFEPEMGQHFQHSAGIKFMFGGTDTDGDGIYDKDDECPETPGLPEFNGCPDSDGDGIPDKDDECPNTPGLAEFNGCPDTDGDGVPDKDDECPETPGMVEFNGCPDSDGDGVPDKDDECPETPGLIEFNGCPDSDGDGVPDKDDECPDVAGTVANNGCPEPSAEVVKELNEYSNTVLFDFNKASVRSDSEEALNSIADIMKEYDNTVFHIEGHTDSVGNDEYNLKLSKERAASVREFLIGAGIPENRLTSEGYGESRPIATNNTAAGRQENRRVVISLDEDKEMK, from the coding sequence ATGAAACATCTTTCCAAATTAATCGTGCTATCGATGGTCGTTCTTGGGATTAGTTCTGCAAGTGCGCAGGATGAAAACAACCCTTGGGCGGTAAGCATCGGTACTAACGCTGTGGATTTTTACCCTACTGGTAATGACGCTCCACTAAGTAATGGTATGTTTGACGAATACTTTAATACTGGTGATCACTGGAACATTCTTCCATCGGTATCTCAACTAACAGTTGGTAGATATATTGGTGCTGGATTAGTTGCAGAAATTGACGGTACAATTAACCAGATTGACCAGTTTGGTGACCGTTCTGTAGACGATTTATCTTACTACTCTGTAGATGGATCTATTAACTACTCTCTTAGAGCAATGCTTAACGACGGATGGTTTGATCCTGTAGTTGGTGTTGGTGGTGGTTACACTTGGATTGGTGATCAAGACGGTGCAGATATGGAGAATCTTGATGCTCCTACTTTAAACGGTAGCTTAGGGATCAATTTCTGGTTTACCGATAATCTTGCATTATTCGTAGAGTCTAAATACAAGCACTCTTTTGAGCCTGAAATGGGTCAACATTTTCAACACAGTGCAGGTATCAAATTTATGTTTGGTGGAACTGATACTGATGGTGACGGAATCTATGATAAAGATGACGAATGTCCAGAAACTCCAGGTCTTCCTGAATTTAATGGATGTCCAGATTCTGACGGTGATGGTATCCCAGACAAAGATGATGAGTGTCCAAACACTCCAGGTTTAGCTGAATTTAACGGATGTCCTGATACTGACGGTGATGGTGTTCCAGATAAAGATGATGAATGTCCAGAAACTCCAGGAATGGTTGAATTTAACGGATGTCCAGATTCTGATGGTGATGGCGTTCCAGATAAAGATGACGAATGTCCAGAAACTCCAGGTTTAATCGAGTTTAACGGATGTCCAGATTCTGATGGTGATGGTGTTCCAGATAAAGATGACGAATGTCCAGATGTTGCTGGTACTGTTGCAAACAATGGGTGTCCAGAACCAAGTGCTGAAGTTGTAAAAGAACTTAACGAATACTCTAATACTGTATTATTCGATTTCAATAAAGCATCAGTTAGAAGTGATTCTGAAGAAGCGTTAAATTCTATCGCAGATATCATGAAAGAATACGATAACACTGTATTCCATATTGAAGGTCATACAGATAGCGTAGGTAACGATGAGTACAACCTGAAACTTTCTAAGGAAAGAGCTGCTTCTGTAAGAGAATTTTTAATTGGAGCTGGTATCCCAGAAAACAGATTAACTTCTGAAGGTTACGGGGAATCAAGACCAATTGCTACTAATAATACTGCTGCCGGAAGACAGGAAAACAGAAGAGTAGTTATTTCTCTAGATGAGGACAAAGAAATGAAGTAA
- the kbl gene encoding glycine C-acetyltransferase yields MYGSIKEHLQNEIEDIKDNGLFKRERIITTPQDAVIKINTGQEVINFCANNYLGLSSHPEVIQAAKDTMDSHGFGMSSVRFICGTQDIHKELEQKIADFYGTEDTILYAACFDANGGIFEPLLTKEDAIISDSLNHASIIDGVRLCKAARYRYQNGDMADLEAQLKAANENGARFKLIVTDGVFSMDGLVAPLDDICDLADKYDAMVMIDECHATGFIGEKGIGTLEEKGVLDRVDIITGTLGKALGGAMGGYTTAKKEIIEILRQRSRPYLFSNSLAPSIVGASLKVFEMLEKDDSLRTKLKENTKYFKQGIKDAGFDIIDGDAAIVPVMLYDAKLSQDMADKLLEEGIYVIGFFYPVVPKEKARIRVQLSAAHQKEHLDKAINAFTKIGKELGVID; encoded by the coding sequence ATGTACGGATCTATTAAAGAACACCTTCAAAACGAAATAGAAGATATTAAAGACAATGGATTGTTTAAAAGAGAGCGTATTATCACGACTCCGCAAGACGCTGTTATAAAAATCAATACCGGGCAGGAAGTGATAAACTTTTGTGCCAATAATTACTTAGGACTTTCTTCGCATCCAGAAGTTATTCAGGCGGCTAAAGACACGATGGATTCTCATGGATTCGGAATGTCTAGCGTTCGTTTTATTTGTGGTACTCAGGATATCCATAAAGAACTAGAACAAAAAATTGCAGATTTCTACGGAACTGAGGATACCATTTTGTACGCAGCTTGTTTTGATGCCAATGGCGGTATTTTTGAACCACTTTTGACCAAAGAAGATGCGATCATTTCAGATTCGCTAAATCACGCTTCAATTATTGATGGCGTTCGTCTTTGTAAAGCAGCGCGATACCGTTACCAAAATGGAGATATGGCAGATCTTGAAGCGCAACTTAAAGCAGCGAACGAAAATGGAGCACGTTTCAAACTTATCGTAACCGATGGTGTATTCTCTATGGACGGTCTTGTCGCGCCATTAGATGATATTTGCGATTTGGCCGATAAATATGATGCTATGGTCATGATCGACGAGTGCCACGCCACAGGTTTTATTGGCGAGAAAGGTATTGGAACACTAGAAGAAAAAGGAGTTCTTGATCGTGTAGATATTATCACAGGAACTTTAGGTAAAGCTCTTGGTGGCGCGATGGGAGGTTATACTACCGCTAAAAAAGAGATTATCGAGATCCTGAGACAACGCTCGCGTCCATACCTATTTTCAAACTCCTTAGCGCCATCTATCGTTGGTGCTTCTTTAAAGGTTTTTGAAATGCTTGAAAAGGATGATAGCTTAAGAACTAAACTTAAAGAAAATACGAAATATTTTAAACAAGGGATTAAAGATGCAGGTTTCGATATTATTGATGGGGATGCTGCAATCGTTCCGGTAATGCTTTATGATGCAAAGTTATCTCAGGATATGGCAGATAAACTTCTGGAAGAAGGTATTTACGTGATTGGTTTCTTTTACCCGGTTGTTCCTAAGGAAAAAGCCAGAATTAGGGTACAATTATCAGCAGCACATCAAAAGGAACATTTGGATAAAGCTATCAATGCTTTCACCAAAATCGGTAAGGAACTGGGGGTTATAGATTAA
- a CDS encoding UvrD-helicase domain-containing protein, which yields MANTFTIYNASAGSGKTFTLVKSYLSLLFKSDKTDTYKNILAITFTNKAVAEMKTRIVESLYAFTKNPVPENSRALLEAVAKETNNSTEVIQQKSVGILKNIIHNYAAFEVSTIDGFTHRVLRTFAKDLGLPVNFEVELDTEKILNEAVDRLINRTGNDEKLTKVLVDFSLSKADEDKSWDIGRDLLDIAKLLVNENNQFYLEKLQPKTLEDFEAFRKKLKQEIKNNQAEIEQKVDHFFQLIADHGIDPTDFSGQYLPKHFLKLKANETPNFTSKWVEKLENEGILPLKKGKVAAGDAIQPQILDLFVQTKKLFFSLEFNTEIGKRLTQLSLLNALNREIKEIKEERQILLISEFNPMISAQVKDQPAPFIYERLGERYQNYFIDEFQDTSQMQWENLIPLIDNKLSMESLPEETSSLMLVGDAKQSIYRWRGGKAEQFIDLSNEGNPFQIDKQVYNLPDNYRSSAEIVNFNNQFFGYAADFLGHPEYSKLFKQSAQNPKKAGSGYVNISFVEAENSEEEQEVYPEKVIEIINNIDAKGFKRSDVCILTRRKKEGVAIASALNEKEIDVVSSETLLISRSPEVHFICDLLKFSITPENNELKLSIFGYIQEYLLQLDDPHAVISEKINLSGNAFFEWLKEFEIDFNLEFLNEYSVYESCEFIIRSFGLVKDSNAYIQFFLDFVYETTQKDTEGIQGFLEIWDQENEKLSIIAPQQENAVTIMTIHKAKGLEFPIVIYPFANSDFKDTRKDSLWVPHDGSLGDIPASYINASSKMENWGEIPEALFTQLLFQNELDTLNVLYVACTRPVKQLYILSKLDLDRSGNENPSKTSGLLIGYLKRNGVWDDEQTNYEFGEIEAPTSEEKKNSGINLQHFYSSATQNHAVNIVTRSGSLWDTKQQEAIEKGEIIHDLLTDINTEKDVELVIKNAIANGIITEEVSEKINGLLKRIVTHPDLEEYFSEESTNYNERDILTETGKRLRPDRLNFKGNNVSIIDYKTGAFDVKHEQQITSYGDTLIKMGYQIDKKILVYTNKAISLRFV from the coding sequence TTGGCGAATACTTTTACAATATATAATGCTTCTGCAGGATCGGGAAAAACCTTTACGCTGGTTAAATCCTATTTAAGTTTACTCTTCAAATCAGACAAAACCGACACGTATAAAAACATCCTCGCAATCACCTTTACTAATAAAGCGGTTGCAGAGATGAAAACTAGAATTGTCGAAAGTCTTTATGCATTTACTAAAAATCCGGTTCCAGAAAACTCCCGTGCCCTTTTGGAAGCCGTCGCTAAGGAGACGAATAATTCTACGGAAGTAATTCAGCAAAAATCAGTTGGAATTTTAAAGAATATCATTCACAATTACGCTGCTTTTGAAGTTTCTACGATCGATGGATTCACCCACCGTGTACTCCGAACTTTTGCCAAAGATCTGGGCTTACCCGTAAACTTTGAAGTTGAACTAGATACCGAGAAAATCCTAAACGAAGCTGTAGATCGATTAATAAATCGTACTGGAAATGACGAAAAGCTCACTAAAGTTTTGGTGGATTTTTCACTCAGTAAAGCCGACGAGGATAAAAGCTGGGATATTGGTCGTGATTTACTTGATATTGCAAAATTACTGGTAAACGAAAACAATCAGTTTTACTTAGAGAAACTTCAACCGAAAACGCTGGAAGATTTTGAAGCTTTCAGAAAAAAACTGAAACAAGAAATCAAAAATAATCAAGCTGAAATTGAGCAAAAAGTAGATCATTTTTTTCAACTAATCGCAGATCACGGAATCGATCCAACCGATTTTAGCGGACAATATTTACCAAAACATTTCCTGAAATTAAAAGCCAACGAAACACCAAATTTCACTTCAAAATGGGTAGAAAAGCTCGAAAATGAAGGTATTTTGCCACTAAAAAAAGGAAAAGTGGCTGCTGGTGATGCAATTCAGCCACAAATTCTGGATCTGTTTGTTCAGACTAAAAAATTATTTTTCAGCTTAGAATTTAATACAGAAATTGGTAAGCGACTTACCCAACTTTCGTTATTAAATGCCTTAAATCGAGAAATAAAAGAGATTAAAGAAGAGCGGCAAATACTACTAATTTCAGAATTTAATCCAATGATTAGCGCCCAGGTTAAAGACCAACCCGCGCCGTTTATCTACGAGCGATTAGGCGAGCGCTATCAAAATTATTTTATCGATGAGTTTCAGGATACTTCGCAAATGCAATGGGAAAATTTAATTCCGCTTATCGATAACAAACTTTCGATGGAATCGTTGCCAGAGGAAACTTCAAGTTTAATGCTGGTAGGCGATGCTAAACAATCGATTTATCGCTGGCGTGGCGGTAAAGCCGAACAGTTTATTGATCTGAGTAATGAAGGAAATCCATTTCAGATAGATAAACAAGTATATAATTTACCCGATAATTATCGAAGCTCGGCAGAAATTGTAAATTTCAATAACCAATTTTTTGGCTACGCAGCAGATTTTCTTGGACATCCCGAATACAGTAAATTATTTAAACAAAGTGCGCAAAATCCGAAGAAAGCTGGTTCGGGCTATGTAAATATAAGCTTTGTGGAAGCTGAAAACAGCGAGGAAGAACAAGAGGTTTATCCTGAAAAAGTGATCGAAATTATTAACAATATCGATGCTAAAGGATTTAAACGATCTGATGTTTGTATTCTAACCCGAAGAAAAAAGGAGGGTGTTGCGATAGCTTCGGCTTTAAATGAAAAAGAGATTGATGTAGTTTCTTCTGAAACCTTATTGATTTCTCGATCGCCAGAAGTTCATTTTATATGTGATCTTTTAAAATTCTCGATTACTCCAGAAAATAACGAACTCAAATTATCGATTTTCGGTTATATTCAAGAGTATTTATTGCAGCTTGACGATCCACATGCCGTCATTTCAGAAAAAATAAATCTTAGCGGAAATGCGTTTTTTGAATGGCTTAAAGAATTTGAAATTGACTTCAACCTCGAGTTTTTAAATGAATACTCGGTTTACGAAAGTTGCGAATTTATTATAAGAAGCTTCGGACTGGTTAAAGACTCCAATGCCTACATTCAGTTTTTCCTTGATTTTGTTTACGAAACCACCCAAAAAGATACTGAAGGTATTCAGGGATTCTTAGAAATCTGGGATCAGGAAAACGAAAAGTTAAGTATCATCGCGCCACAGCAGGAGAATGCAGTCACGATTATGACCATACATAAAGCTAAAGGGCTGGAGTTTCCTATCGTGATCTATCCTTTTGCGAATTCAGATTTTAAAGATACCCGCAAAGATTCTCTTTGGGTTCCGCACGATGGCAGTTTGGGCGATATCCCGGCGAGCTATATTAATGCGTCTTCAAAAATGGAAAATTGGGGTGAAATTCCAGAAGCTTTATTTACTCAGCTGCTTTTTCAGAATGAATTGGATACCTTAAATGTTTTATACGTTGCCTGCACGCGTCCTGTAAAACAGCTTTATATTTTATCGAAATTGGATTTGGATAGAAGCGGCAACGAAAATCCTTCAAAAACTTCAGGATTACTTATTGGATATTTAAAAAGAAATGGTGTTTGGGACGACGAGCAGACTAATTATGAGTTTGGTGAAATTGAAGCTCCAACTTCCGAAGAAAAGAAAAATTCAGGAATAAATTTACAGCATTTTTACTCTTCAGCAACACAAAATCATGCGGTAAATATTGTAACGCGTTCAGGTAGTTTGTGGGATACAAAGCAGCAGGAAGCTATAGAAAAAGGAGAAATAATCCACGATCTTTTAACCGATATTAATACTGAAAAAGATGTAGAACTGGTGATTAAAAACGCGATCGCTAACGGAATTATTACTGAAGAAGTTTCTGAAAAAATTAATGGTCTACTGAAGCGAATTGTAACCCATCCAGATCTTGAAGAATATTTTTCTGAAGAATCGACAAATTATAACGAAAGAGATATTCTTACTGAAACCGGGAAACGCTTAAGACCAGATCGCTTAAATTTTAAAGGAAATAATGTAAGCATTATCGATTATAAAACCGGTGCTTTTGATGTAAAGCACGAACAACAAATTACCAGCTACGGTGATACCCTTATAAAAATGGGATATCAAATCGATAAGAAAATACTAGTCTATACAAACAAAGCAATTTCTCTTAGGTTTGTGTAG
- a CDS encoding superoxide dismutase translates to MPFALPELKYAFDALEPHIDAKTMEIHHDKHHSGYTTKLNKAIDGTDLDGKTIENILKNLDLSNTAVRNNGGGFYNHNLFWEIMSPDGGGKPEGDLATAIDSAFGSFEAFKEEFSNAAAGQFGSGWAWLCVHDGGKLEVCSTANQDNPLMPEVGCGGTPILGLDVWEHAYYLNYQNKRPAYIDAFFEVIDWKEVASRYAKGK, encoded by the coding sequence ATGCCATTCGCGTTACCAGAGCTTAAATATGCATTCGATGCATTAGAGCCACATATAGATGCAAAAACTATGGAAATTCACCATGATAAGCATCATTCTGGATATACCACAAAATTAAATAAAGCGATTGACGGAACTGATCTTGATGGAAAAACTATCGAGAACATTCTAAAAAATCTTGATTTATCTAACACCGCTGTTAGAAACAATGGTGGAGGATTTTATAACCACAATCTGTTTTGGGAAATCATGTCTCCAGACGGAGGAGGAAAGCCTGAAGGTGACTTAGCAACTGCAATAGACAGTGCTTTTGGTTCTTTTGAAGCTTTTAAAGAAGAATTTTCTAATGCTGCAGCTGGACAATTTGGTTCAGGTTGGGCATGGTTATGTGTTCATGACGGCGGAAAATTAGAAGTTTGCTCTACTGCAAATCAGGATAATCCATTAATGCCTGAAGTAGGATGTGGTGGAACTCCAATATTAGGATTAGATGTTTGGGAACATGCTTATTACCTAAACTATCAAAATAAACGTCCAGCATATATCGATGCTTTCTTTGAAGTAATCGACTGGAAAGAAGTAGCAAGTCGCTACGCTAAAGGAAAATAA
- a CDS encoding amidophosphoribosyltransferase, which produces MSDAIKHECGIAQVRLLKPLEYYKEKYGTAFYGVNKMYLLMEKQHNRGQDGAGFASIKLNVQPGERYISRVRSNQSQPIQDIFEQINQRINDEMQQHPEYADDVALQKRKIPYLGELFLGHVRYGTFGKNSIESVHPFLRQNNWMHRNLIVAGNFNMTNVNQLFNNLIKLGQHPKEKADTVTIMEKIGHFLDSEVRKLYKKLKKEGFTKQEASPHIAEQLNVAKILKKSSKDWDGGYAIAGLMGHGDSFVLRDPSGIRPCYYYKDDEVVVVASERPVIQTVFNLNFEDIKELDPGHAIITKKSGEVSIKKIIEPLERKACSFERIYFSRGSDAEIYKERKMLGRLLMPEVLKAINYDTINTVFSFIPNTAETSFYGMVEAAQDELNRQKNEAILEEKETLTDERLQQILEYRLRTEKIAIKDVKLRTFITEDSSRDDLVAHVYDVTYGVVKPEDNLVIIDDSIVRGTTLKKSIIKMMDRLNPKQIVVVSSAPQIRYPDCYGIDMARLEDLVAFRAALDLLQENGNYKLVEEVYDKCKKQVNLADKEVQNFVKEIYDPFTDEQISEKISELLSEPTVEANVKVIYQSVDNLHKACPKNLGDWYFTGDYPTPGGNRVVNRAFINFFEGNKDRAY; this is translated from the coding sequence ATGAGTGACGCGATTAAACACGAATGTGGAATTGCACAGGTTAGGCTGTTAAAACCACTAGAATACTACAAAGAAAAATATGGTACTGCTTTTTACGGTGTAAACAAGATGTATCTTTTAATGGAAAAGCAGCATAATCGTGGACAAGATGGTGCCGGTTTTGCCAGCATTAAACTTAATGTGCAGCCTGGGGAACGCTACATAAGCAGAGTTCGCTCTAACCAATCGCAACCCATACAGGATATTTTTGAGCAAATAAATCAGCGTATTAATGATGAAATGCAACAACACCCTGAATATGCCGATGATGTTGCGTTGCAAAAAAGAAAGATTCCATATCTGGGTGAATTATTTTTAGGACATGTTCGATACGGAACATTCGGTAAAAATAGTATCGAAAGTGTGCATCCATTCCTTAGACAAAACAATTGGATGCATCGTAACCTTATTGTGGCTGGTAACTTTAACATGACGAATGTTAATCAGTTATTCAACAATCTTATTAAGCTGGGACAGCATCCTAAGGAAAAAGCCGATACTGTTACGATCATGGAAAAGATTGGGCACTTTTTAGATTCAGAAGTGCGCAAGCTTTATAAAAAATTAAAAAAAGAAGGATTCACCAAACAGGAAGCGTCGCCTCATATTGCTGAACAATTGAATGTAGCCAAAATTCTTAAGAAATCTTCTAAAGATTGGGATGGTGGATACGCTATCGCCGGATTAATGGGACATGGGGATTCTTTTGTTTTACGTGATCCATCGGGAATTAGACCGTGCTATTATTATAAAGATGACGAAGTTGTTGTAGTAGCTTCAGAACGACCGGTAATCCAAACTGTCTTCAATTTAAACTTTGAAGATATTAAAGAACTTGATCCTGGTCACGCTATTATTACCAAGAAAAGCGGTGAGGTTTCTATCAAAAAAATCATTGAACCTTTAGAAAGAAAAGCATGTTCTTTTGAGCGTATTTATTTCTCTAGAGGTAGTGATGCTGAAATTTACAAGGAGCGTAAAATGCTTGGTAGATTATTAATGCCTGAAGTTCTTAAGGCTATTAACTACGACACCATTAATACCGTTTTCTCTTTTATACCGAATACAGCAGAAACTTCTTTCTACGGAATGGTTGAAGCTGCACAGGACGAATTGAATCGCCAGAAGAATGAAGCGATTTTAGAAGAAAAAGAAACGCTAACAGATGAGCGTCTTCAACAGATTTTAGAGTATCGCTTAAGAACTGAAAAGATTGCAATTAAAGATGTAAAGCTAAGAACTTTTATTACTGAAGATAGCAGTCGTGATGATCTTGTAGCTCACGTTTATGACGTTACTTATGGTGTTGTAAAACCAGAAGACAATTTGGTAATTATCGACGATAGTATAGTACGTGGTACTACTTTAAAGAAGAGTATCATAAAAATGATGGATCGTCTAAATCCTAAACAAATTGTAGTAGTTTCTTCAGCTCCACAAATTCGATATCCAGATTGCTACGGAATTGATATGGCGCGTTTAGAAGACCTGGTAGCTTTTAGAGCCGCATTAGATTTACTTCAAGAGAACGGTAATTACAAATTAGTTGAAGAGGTTTACGATAAGTGTAAAAAGCAGGTAAATCTGGCAGATAAAGAGGTACAAAATTTCGTGAAAGAAATTTACGATCCTTTTACCGATGAGCAGATTTCAGAAAAAATATCAGAACTTTTAAGCGAACCAACAGTAGAAGCTAATGTAAAAGTAATCTATCAATCTGTTGATAATTTACATAAAGCATGTCCTAAAAATCTTGGCGACTGGTACTTTACGGGAGACTACCCAACACCAGGAGGTAACAGAGTAGTTAACAGAGCTTTTATAAACTTTTTTGAAGGAAATAAGGATAGAGCTTACTAA
- a CDS encoding PfkB family carbohydrate kinase — MSKLVIVGTVAFDAIETPFGKTDKILGGAGTYIGLSASNFNVDSAIVSVVGGDFPQKYLDLLSSKNIDIEGIEIVKDGKTFFWSGRYHNDLNSRDTLDTQLNVLADFNPVVPENYKDAEYIMLGNLHPLVQLGVLEQVTNPKLVVLDTMNFWMDNALEELKQVIAKVDVITINDEEARQLSGEHSLVKAARAIEKMGPKYVVIKKGEHGALLFHKENVFFAPALPLEEVFDPTGAGDTFAGGFIGYLAHSEDISFENLKNAIIYGSNLASFCVEKFGTERMKDLSPDEIDKRLEEFKKLTQFKIN, encoded by the coding sequence ATGAGCAAACTAGTTATTGTAGGAACCGTAGCCTTTGATGCTATCGAAACTCCTTTTGGAAAAACAGATAAAATTCTTGGTGGTGCAGGAACTTACATTGGCCTTTCGGCTTCAAACTTTAATGTAGACAGTGCAATAGTTTCTGTTGTTGGTGGTGATTTCCCTCAGAAGTATTTGGATCTCCTTTCTTCAAAAAATATTGATATTGAAGGAATTGAGATTGTTAAAGACGGTAAGACCTTCTTTTGGAGTGGTAGATACCACAACGACTTAAATTCTCGCGATACGCTAGATACACAACTTAATGTACTGGCAGATTTTAATCCGGTAGTTCCTGAAAATTATAAGGATGCTGAATATATCATGCTAGGGAATTTACACCCTTTAGTTCAACTTGGCGTTTTAGAACAAGTTACCAATCCGAAATTAGTTGTTTTAGATACGATGAACTTTTGGATGGACAATGCTTTAGAGGAACTTAAGCAAGTAATCGCAAAGGTTGATGTTATTACCATTAACGATGAAGAAGCCAGACAACTTTCTGGTGAACATTCGTTAGTTAAAGCGGCTCGAGCGATCGAAAAAATGGGACCAAAATACGTGGTGATCAAAAAAGGTGAACATGGCGCATTACTTTTCCATAAAGAAAATGTGTTTTTCGCACCTGCCCTACCTTTAGAAGAAGTATTTGACCCTACTGGTGCCGGAGATACTTTTGCCGGTGGCTTTATAGGTTATCTTGCACATTCTGAAGATATTTCTTTTGAGAATCTTAAGAACGCCATTATTTACGGATCTAATTTAGCTTCCTTCTGCGTAGAGAAATTTGGAACCGAGCGGATGAAAGATCTTTCGCCCGACGAAATCGACAAGCGACTGGAAGAATTTAAAAAACTCACACAGTTTAAAATAAATTAA
- the rnhA gene encoding ribonuclease HI, which produces MQEQVHIYTDGAARGNPGPGGYGIVMEWVGKPYKKEFAQGYKHTTNNRMELLAVIHALQKLKKPNLNIRVFTDSKYVADAVEKKWVFGWEKKKFKDRKNADLWQEFLKEYRKHQVSFTWIKGHNNHPQNERCDTLAVTASKQKNLPEDIGFKN; this is translated from the coding sequence TTGCAGGAACAAGTTCATATTTATACAGACGGCGCAGCACGTGGTAACCCCGGCCCTGGTGGTTACGGCATTGTAATGGAATGGGTAGGCAAACCTTATAAAAAAGAATTTGCTCAAGGTTACAAACACACCACTAATAATCGCATGGAACTTTTAGCAGTAATCCATGCCCTTCAAAAATTAAAAAAACCAAATTTAAATATTAGAGTATTTACAGATTCTAAATACGTTGCAGATGCAGTAGAAAAAAAATGGGTGTTTGGATGGGAAAAGAAAAAATTTAAAGATCGTAAGAATGCAGATTTGTGGCAGGAATTCTTAAAAGAATATAGGAAGCATCAAGTTTCTTTTACCTGGATTAAAGGCCATAACAACCATCCACAAAACGAAAGATGTGATACTTTGGCGGTTACAGCATCCAAACAAAAGAACCTTCCGGAGGATATTGGTTTTAAAAATTAA
- a CDS encoding phosphoribosylglycinamide formyltransferase produces MSDQPKNNNVKKIVIFASGSGTNTENIIRYFENSSNINVAAVFSNKRNAKVLRRAYDHNIKALYFDRDALYNSNEVLHVLTDINPDLIVLAGFLWIVPSIIIENFPNRIINIHPALLPNYGGKGMYGMRVHQAILNNKEKESGITIHFVNEAYDKGEHIFQAKTVIEDHDSPESLASKIHELEHHHFPLVIEKILLKES; encoded by the coding sequence TTGAGCGACCAACCAAAAAATAACAACGTAAAAAAAATTGTGATATTTGCTTCGGGTTCAGGCACAAATACCGAAAATATCATACGCTATTTTGAAAATTCTTCAAATATTAACGTAGCTGCAGTTTTTTCAAACAAAAGAAACGCTAAAGTACTACGACGTGCATACGATCATAATATAAAAGCATTATATTTTGATAGAGATGCGCTTTACAACTCTAATGAAGTCTTACATGTATTAACAGATATTAATCCCGACCTTATTGTATTGGCAGGATTTCTATGGATTGTTCCTTCTATTATTATTGAAAATTTTCCCAATCGTATAATTAACATACACCCTGCATTACTTCCTAATTATGGAGGAAAGGGAATGTATGGTATGCGCGTTCACCAGGCTATCCTAAATAATAAAGAGAAAGAAAGCGGTATTACTATTCATTTTGTAAATGAAGCTTACGATAAAGGAGAACATATATTTCAGGCTAAAACAGTTATTGAAGATCATGATTCACCAGAAAGTCTTGCTTCTAAAATCCATGAACTGGAACATCACCATTTCCCTCTGGTTATCGAAAAAATTCTACTAAAAGAATCCTAA
- a CDS encoding acyl carrier protein — translation MSDIASRVKAIIVDKLGVDENEVVNEASFTNDLGADSLDTVELIMEFEKEFDIQIPDDQAENIATVGQAISYIEDAKK, via the coding sequence ATGTCTGACATTGCATCAAGAGTAAAAGCGATTATCGTTGACAAATTGGGTGTTGATGAGAACGAGGTTGTTAATGAAGCAAGCTTCACAAACGACTTAGGTGCTGATTCATTAGATACTGTGGAATTAATCATGGAATTCGAAAAAGAATTCGATATTCAAATTCCAGACGATCAAGCTGAAAATATCGCGACAGTTGGTCAAGCAATTTCTTATATTGAAGACGCGAAAAAATAA